The genomic region CTAGAGTCCGGTAGGTACATCAATGAAACTGACAACCAGCTGCAATTCATTCATAAGGTGCAAAGCCAATTCCTTGACTCCAAAAACCTCAGTAGCGTAATGTCCTCCGCAAAGCATGGATATTTCTTCTTCCTCACACCAATGATAGGTACTATGGCGGGATTCACCGGTAATCAACAGGTCACAACCAGTTGCTTTTGCTTCATAGATATCATCAGCTCCCTCACCGCTGACAATCGCAACCTTTCTGATCGGTCCCTTGTTGAAATCAAGTTTTTTCGGATCAGAAAAACCAAGTTTTTCTGCAATCCCATCAAGGTCATCAGGAGTTTTCAGCATACCTACGACACCTATGGCTTTTCCTTTGTAAAGGGAAAAAGGCTCAATCCCCTCAAGTCCAAGGACCTTGGCCATGGCGATATTGTTTCCGACTTCAGGATGGGCATCAAGGGGAAGATGTGCAGCGTAAAGATCAAGATTACCATCAAGCATCGCCTTGACCCTTTTCCCATGTGAACCGACCAAGGCTATAGGCTTACCCCAGAACAGCCCATGATGGACGACCAACATATCTGCACCGCTCACAATAGCCCGCTCAATGGACTGACGACAGGCATCGACAGCAAAGGCAACATGGGAGATTTCCTTTTCCTCACCTCCGACTTGAAGACCATTGAGGGAAA from Spirochaetia bacterium harbors:
- a CDS encoding Nif3-like dinuclear metal center hexameric protein, which gives rise to MKQSKLVAYLDDYLCIKDFEGVDISLNGLQVGGEEKEISHVAFAVDACRQSIERAIVSGADMLVVHHGLFWGKPIALVGSHGKRVKAMLDGNLDLYAAHLPLDAHPEVGNNIAMAKVLGLEGIEPFSLYKGKAIGVVGMLKTPDDLDGIAEKLGFSDPKKLDFNKGPIRKVAIVSGEGADDIYEAKATGCDLLITGESRHSTYHWCEEEEISMLCGGHYATEVFGVKELALHLMNELQLVVSFIDVPTGL